In Syngnathus typhle isolate RoL2023-S1 ecotype Sweden linkage group LG14, RoL_Styp_1.0, whole genome shotgun sequence, one genomic interval encodes:
- the mylk4b gene encoding myosin light chain kinase family member 4 isoform X3: MESSRRDKDLWLLGSVCLVATFLTLQRLWTLFAIKKKGRTRPADRQGKDDKEKGKVNLKGQKKRRSLETSESSAAPVLPEQVAKLNQKNFDHYHGTNEAEDGTSGRLVESIASECDKESEDVFEDSSSEEDAEAEIASSGLGPEASADERDEGNRRILQGDLSCDTGKTSTVKQDGSDDVGDAAACSKRRVTEEEVAKDDPKKSRVEAGKDEKADGVAAEMDKSQRGHLDVESNSKQLSDAREEYFIDSSPPPAAPFDHRIVTPKPHQIAAYYSINRDEVLGGGRFGQVHKCVETSSGLTLAAKIIKARSQKEKDVVRNEIQVMNQLNHCNLIQLYAAFESRHDIILVMEYVEGGELFDRIIDEDCNLSEFDTVLFIRQICEGLQYMHRMYILHLDLKPENILCVSRATNKIKIIDFGLARRYKPREKLKVNFGTPEFLAPEVINYEFVSFPTDMWSLGVIMYMLLSGLSPFLGDDDNETLNNILACQWNFEEEEFTDVSEEAKDFITRLLVKSKSWRMSATEALRHAWLADQSLHYKLHLKKSKCGSTRPPSPTC; this comes from the exons GGAAAGGACGACAAGGAGAAAGGCAAAGTCAACCTCAAAGGTCAGAAGAAGAGGAGGTCCCTGGAAACTTCAG AGTCATCGGCTGCGCCAGTGCTGCCTGAGCAGGTGGCAAAACTCAACCAAAAGAACTTTGACCATTATCACGGCACCAATGAGGCAGAGGACGGCACAAGTGGAAGACTCGTTGAGTCGATTGCCAGTGAATGTGATAAGGAGAGCGAGGATGTCTTTGAAGACTCGAGTTCTGAGGAAGACGCGGAAGCAGAGATTGCATCGTCGGGTCTTGGTCCAGAAGCGAGCGCCGATGAGCGAGATGAAGGCAATCGCAGAATATTGCAAGGGGACCTCTCTTGCGACACCGGCAAGACTTCCACCGTGAAGCAAGACGG CTCCGACGATGTCGGTGATGCGGCCGCCTGCAGCAAACGTCGCGTCACTGAAGAAGAAGTGGCCAAAGACGACCCGAAGAAGAGTCGGGTGGAAGCCGGGAAAGATGAAAAGGCCGACGGAGTTGCAGCCGAGATGGACAAGTCACAACGCGGCCACTTGGATGTGGAGAGCAACAGCAAGCAGCTGTCAGATGCGAGAGAGGAATACTTCATAG ACTCGAGCCCACCGCCGGCGGCACCTTTTGATCATCGCATTGTGACTCCCAAACCTCACCAAATCGCCGCCTACTACTCCATCAACAGAGACGAGGTCCTGGGAGG GGGGCGCTTTGGCCAGGTCCACAAGTGTGTGGAGACCTCGTCTGGCCTCACATTGGCTGCCAAGATCATCAAGGCCAGGAGCCAAAAGGAAAAG GATGTGGTGAGGAACGAGATCCAGGTGATGAACCAGCTCAACCACTGCAACCTCATCCAGCTCTACGCGGCCTTCGAGTCTCGTCATGACATCATCCTGGTCATGGAGTA CGTCGAGGGCGGAGAGCTATTTGATCGCATCATCGACGAGGACTGTAACCTGAGCGAGTTTGACACGGTGCTCTTCATACGGCAAATTTGCGAGGGGCTGCAGTACATGCACAGAATGTACATCCTCCATCTTGACCTCAAG CCAGAGAACATTCTTTGTGTCAGCAGAGCGACAAACAAGATCAAAATCATCGATTTTGGCCTAGCCCGGAG ATATAAACCTCGGGAGAAGCTGAAGGTCAACTTTGGAACGCCTGAATTTTTGGCACCTGAAGTCATCAACTACGAGTTTGTTTCCTTCCCCACCGACATGTGGAGCCTCGGGGTCATCATGTATATGCT ACTCAGCGGCTTGTCTCCTTTCCTCGGGGATGACGATAACGAGACGCTAAACAACATCCTGGCCTGTCAGTGGAACTTTGAGGAAGAAGAGTTCACAGATGTTTCTGAAGAGGCCAAAGACTTCATCACACGCTTGCTCGTGAAGAGCAAAAGCTGGAGAATGAGCGCCACAGAAGCTCTCAGGCACGCCTGGCTGGCAGACCAAAGTCTGCACTACAAGTTACATCTGAAG AAAAGCAAGTGTGGTTCCACACGACCGCCCTCTCCAACGTGCTAA
- the mylk4b gene encoding myosin light chain kinase 3 isoform X1, protein MNSTLVSSLAKMYDLKPLHGQKSAGRRASLNGLEQSQASSSCSHASLRCIESRMDALNSQMERLLSMQHAVLTRLDVLSQDVRGMNPIRAPKSEGDLCDAHPGFIRGSEVGVVFGRLWAVVERLCEQMEGHGRRLEALQKVVEGTHQVIRYIGELARRSRLLGLLFWKVAGQAKRKGKDDKEKGKVNLKGQKKRRSLETSESSAAPVLPEQVAKLNQKNFDHYHGTNEAEDGTSGRLVESIASECDKESEDVFEDSSSEEDAEAEIASSGLGPEASADERDEGNRRILQGDLSCDTGKTSTVKQDGSDDVGDAAACSKRRVTEEEVAKDDPKKSRVEAGKDEKADGVAAEMDKSQRGHLDVESNSKQLSDAREEYFIDSSPPPAAPFDHRIVTPKPHQIAAYYSINRDEVLGGGRFGQVHKCVETSSGLTLAAKIIKARSQKEKDVVRNEIQVMNQLNHCNLIQLYAAFESRHDIILVMEYVEGGELFDRIIDEDCNLSEFDTVLFIRQICEGLQYMHRMYILHLDLKPENILCVSRATNKIKIIDFGLARRYKPREKLKVNFGTPEFLAPEVINYEFVSFPTDMWSLGVIMYMLLSGLSPFLGDDDNETLNNILACQWNFEEEEFTDVSEEAKDFITRLLVKSKSWRMSATEALRHAWLADQSLHYKLHLKKSKCGSTRPPSPTC, encoded by the exons ATGAACTCCACCTTGGTCAGCTCTTTAGCCAAAATGTATGACCTCAAGCCTCTTCATGGCCAGAAGTCTGCTGGGAGAAGAGCCTCGCTCAACGGATTAGAGCAGTCCCAAGCGTCTTCCTCTTGTTCCCATGCTTCCCTACGCTGCATCGAGAGCCGCATGGACGCCTTGAACTCTCAGATGGAGCGCTTGCTGAGCATGCAGCATGCTGTCCTGACCCGACTGGACGTTTTGTCCCAGGACGTGAGAGGGATGAATCCAATTCGTGCGCCAAAGAGCGAGGGGGACCTCTGCGATGCCCACCCGGGATTCATCCGAGGCTCCGAGGTGGGGGTGGTCTTTGGGCGGCTGTGGGCAGTGGTGGAGAGGCTCTGTGAGCAAATGGAGGGTCACGGACGCAGGTTGGAGGCGCTGCAAAAAGTGGTGGAGGGCACCCACCAAGTGATCCGCTACATTGGCGAGCTGGCGAGGCGCTCTCGGCTGCTGGGCTTGCTCTTTTGGAAAGTGGCCGGCCAAGCCAAACGCAAG GGAAAGGACGACAAGGAGAAAGGCAAAGTCAACCTCAAAGGTCAGAAGAAGAGGAGGTCCCTGGAAACTTCAG AGTCATCGGCTGCGCCAGTGCTGCCTGAGCAGGTGGCAAAACTCAACCAAAAGAACTTTGACCATTATCACGGCACCAATGAGGCAGAGGACGGCACAAGTGGAAGACTCGTTGAGTCGATTGCCAGTGAATGTGATAAGGAGAGCGAGGATGTCTTTGAAGACTCGAGTTCTGAGGAAGACGCGGAAGCAGAGATTGCATCGTCGGGTCTTGGTCCAGAAGCGAGCGCCGATGAGCGAGATGAAGGCAATCGCAGAATATTGCAAGGGGACCTCTCTTGCGACACCGGCAAGACTTCCACCGTGAAGCAAGACGG CTCCGACGATGTCGGTGATGCGGCCGCCTGCAGCAAACGTCGCGTCACTGAAGAAGAAGTGGCCAAAGACGACCCGAAGAAGAGTCGGGTGGAAGCCGGGAAAGATGAAAAGGCCGACGGAGTTGCAGCCGAGATGGACAAGTCACAACGCGGCCACTTGGATGTGGAGAGCAACAGCAAGCAGCTGTCAGATGCGAGAGAGGAATACTTCATAG ACTCGAGCCCACCGCCGGCGGCACCTTTTGATCATCGCATTGTGACTCCCAAACCTCACCAAATCGCCGCCTACTACTCCATCAACAGAGACGAGGTCCTGGGAGG GGGGCGCTTTGGCCAGGTCCACAAGTGTGTGGAGACCTCGTCTGGCCTCACATTGGCTGCCAAGATCATCAAGGCCAGGAGCCAAAAGGAAAAG GATGTGGTGAGGAACGAGATCCAGGTGATGAACCAGCTCAACCACTGCAACCTCATCCAGCTCTACGCGGCCTTCGAGTCTCGTCATGACATCATCCTGGTCATGGAGTA CGTCGAGGGCGGAGAGCTATTTGATCGCATCATCGACGAGGACTGTAACCTGAGCGAGTTTGACACGGTGCTCTTCATACGGCAAATTTGCGAGGGGCTGCAGTACATGCACAGAATGTACATCCTCCATCTTGACCTCAAG CCAGAGAACATTCTTTGTGTCAGCAGAGCGACAAACAAGATCAAAATCATCGATTTTGGCCTAGCCCGGAG ATATAAACCTCGGGAGAAGCTGAAGGTCAACTTTGGAACGCCTGAATTTTTGGCACCTGAAGTCATCAACTACGAGTTTGTTTCCTTCCCCACCGACATGTGGAGCCTCGGGGTCATCATGTATATGCT ACTCAGCGGCTTGTCTCCTTTCCTCGGGGATGACGATAACGAGACGCTAAACAACATCCTGGCCTGTCAGTGGAACTTTGAGGAAGAAGAGTTCACAGATGTTTCTGAAGAGGCCAAAGACTTCATCACACGCTTGCTCGTGAAGAGCAAAAGCTGGAGAATGAGCGCCACAGAAGCTCTCAGGCACGCCTGGCTGGCAGACCAAAGTCTGCACTACAAGTTACATCTGAAG AAAAGCAAGTGTGGTTCCACACGACCGCCCTCTCCAACGTGCTAA